One stretch of Vogesella indigofera DNA includes these proteins:
- a CDS encoding MFS transporter, whose amino-acid sequence MASNTYKQYAVLASSTVAFTVCFMIWMMFAVLGIPIKEQLGLSETQFGILAATPVLTGSLVRVPLGIWTDRFGGRIVLFLLMLTCVIPIYAMQFATAYWHFLAIGLCVGLAGGSFSVGTPYVARWFRKEQQGMAMGVFGAGNAGSSLTKLIAPGIIAAAGWQMVPTVYAVIMLITAILFWFFSFHDPKHLVTSKTSLAQQWALMKDPAVLRYCQYYSVVFGGYVALALWMTKYYVGEYGFDIKHAAFLAACFSLPGGVLRAVGGWLSDKYGAYKVTWGVMWVCWVAFFILSYPQTSFVIQTIKGPQSFHLGLGTTMFTVILFAVGVAMAIGKASVFKFIANEFPDNIGAVSGVVGLAGGLGGFLLPIMFGALVDLTGVRSSSFMLLYGTVCVSLIWMHFSFRAVRQKEEAAEEPFAKGAKLTMAER is encoded by the coding sequence ATGGCTTCGAATACTTACAAGCAATACGCTGTGCTGGCCTCCAGCACGGTGGCGTTTACCGTGTGCTTCATGATCTGGATGATGTTTGCGGTCCTGGGCATTCCGATCAAGGAACAGCTTGGCCTGTCGGAAACCCAGTTCGGCATCCTGGCGGCGACGCCGGTGCTGACCGGTTCGCTGGTGCGGGTACCGCTGGGCATCTGGACCGACCGCTTCGGCGGCCGCATCGTCCTGTTCCTGCTGATGCTGACCTGCGTGATTCCGATCTACGCGATGCAGTTTGCCACCGCTTACTGGCACTTCCTCGCCATCGGTCTCTGTGTTGGCCTGGCTGGCGGCTCGTTCTCGGTGGGCACCCCTTACGTGGCTCGCTGGTTCCGCAAGGAGCAGCAGGGCATGGCGATGGGCGTGTTCGGCGCCGGTAACGCCGGTTCCTCGCTGACCAAGCTGATCGCGCCCGGCATCATCGCCGCCGCCGGCTGGCAGATGGTACCGACCGTCTACGCGGTGATCATGCTGATTACCGCCATCCTGTTCTGGTTTTTCTCCTTCCACGATCCCAAGCACCTGGTGACCAGCAAGACCTCGCTGGCACAACAGTGGGCGCTGATGAAAGACCCAGCGGTGCTGCGCTACTGCCAGTACTACTCGGTGGTGTTCGGCGGCTATGTCGCCCTGGCGCTGTGGATGACCAAATACTACGTCGGCGAATACGGCTTCGACATCAAGCATGCCGCCTTTCTTGCCGCCTGTTTCTCGCTGCCTGGTGGTGTGCTGCGCGCGGTCGGTGGCTGGCTGTCGGACAAGTACGGTGCCTACAAGGTGACCTGGGGCGTGATGTGGGTTTGCTGGGTGGCCTTCTTCATCCTGTCCTACCCGCAGACTTCGTTCGTGATCCAGACCATCAAGGGCCCGCAAAGCTTCCACCTCGGCCTCGGTACCACCATGTTCACGGTGATCCTGTTCGCCGTCGGTGTAGCGATGGCGATCGGCAAGGCTTCGGTGTTCAAGTTCATTGCCAACGAATTCCCCGACAACATCGGCGCGGTGTCCGGCGTGGTCGGCCTCGCCGGCGGTCTGGGTGGCTTCCTGTTGCCGATCATGTTCGGTGCGCTGGTCGACCTGACCGGGGTGCGTTCCAGCTCCTTCATGCTGCTGTACGGCACCGTCTGCGTGTCGCTGATCTGGATGCACTTCTCCTTCCGTGCCGTGCGCCAGAAAGAGGAAGCAGCCGAGGAACCGTTTGCAAAGGGCGCAAAGCTGACCATGGCGGAACGTTGA